Proteins from one Bacteroidota bacterium genomic window:
- a CDS encoding DUF3098 domain-containing protein encodes MENQQPAKKDNTKSTAPATTGKMVLGRENYILIGVGLIVIIIGFMLMSGGKSDDPNVFNPDEVYSTTRITVAPIVVILGFIIEIYAVFHRSKK; translated from the coding sequence ATGGAAAATCAGCAACCCGCTAAGAAAGACAACACAAAATCAACAGCTCCTGCTACCACCGGTAAAATGGTTTTGGGCAGAGAAAATTATATACTTATTGGTGTTGGATTAATTGTAATCATCATCGGATTTATGTTGATGAGCGGTGGCAAAAGCGACGACCCGAATGTGTTTAATCCGGATGAGGTTTATAGCACCACCAGAATTACTGTTGCACCAATTGTTGTTATTCTTGGTTTTATCATTGAGATCTACGCTGTGTTTCACAGATCAAAAAAATAA